The Flavobacterium psychrotrophum region CGTTTCCAAGTTATATGTTAACGGTATGATGTAAGATGCAGATGCTTCAATGCCCTGGTGTAGTGTCTTGCCTGCGTTTACGCCAATGTACTGGTCATCGCCCACACGCTGCGCTACAAGCAGGTCGTTTATTTCCATACGGTACAGGCTCAGGTCAAGATACAGTTTACGGTCAAAATAAAATTGTTTGGTACCAAGTTCTATGTTATAACCATTCTCAGGCTTAATGTTTGGGTTTATAGTTCCACTTGCGGTAAGTGTTTCTTCAATTGCCGGCAATGAGAAGCCACGGCTTAGGGATGCATACACGGTTTGATATTCTGATGGCTTAAATAATAATGATACCTGCGGCGACCAGATGCCGTCATAGCTGTAGTTTTGAGTTGAAGCAGCACTTGCATGAAAAGTATTGTTGAGGTTAAAACTGGTCTTGTTATAATTTACACCCGCCTGTAGTTCTAACTTTTTACTAAACTCCAGCCTAAGCTGCGCAAACGCATTAATAAAATCCCTGTCCTGTTTGTTGGCAGTAAGCCTGTCGCCCTGTAGCGTCCCGTTGCCGTTATTGTCCTGGTAATTGTTTTCGAGAGTGCCGCCATCATAACCATCCTTAAAATATTCAATTCCCGCAATAAAATGAGTTGCAATAGCACCGAGTTTTGTATTTCCGGTAAACTGTGTACGCCCACCGTAGCCTGTGCTGTTTTGTTTAAGAATGTCAAAGGGGCGCGGCTCATAACTATCTTTCGCATTTATAAAAACAGAGGTTGCATTACTCAACCAGTTGGTAATTTTAAAGTCATACGCCAGTCCGCCCATATAGCTGTGGTATTGTTCATATCCCTTGCTTGCCGCCCAGGTAGGTGCCGCCGCCCGTGGGTTGTTATCAAAGCTTGTTTTAGATACCGAACTGGGTATGTATGCCTTCATGTAGGTATAGTTGCCAAAGTAAGTAAGCTTGCTGCTTTCCTTGCGGAAAAGATCGCCTGCCAGCGTAACACCCTCACGGTAGTAGCTGCTGTTTTTGCGCCAGCCATCACTTTCCAGTTTATGATAATTAATATTCAGGCTTCCGCTTTTAGTGTTGTAGCCATAATTATAGGTGTTTTTTAGTAACCCGAACGATCCTGCCGTGGCACTTACAGTTGCGGTGCTTCGCTCGCCTGTGGCATATTTTGGGTCAATCAGTATTGCACCGCCTAGCCCGGCACCATACAGGCTACTAAGTGGGCCCTTTATTACTTCGATTTTGTTGATTACTTCAAGGTCAATGTCTTCAATGGTAGTTTCGCTGTCGCCGGATGTAAGGGGAATGCTTCCATAAAATGCCCGAATCTTGTTAGTGCCATAGGGTGTTCGTGCCCCTATACCGCGTATAGAAATGCGGTTGGTATTAATGGCCCCACTTTGCATTTGCACACCGGGCAGGGTGTTTAGTACTGTAGCAATATTTGTATTGTCATTGCGCTGAATATCTTTTGCGCTTACTATACTTATAGATGCAGGGGCATCTAGAGGGCGGTTGCTAATGTGGTAATTGCTTATTATTACAGCCGGTATGGCATAGCCTACAGTGTAGCATACCGTAAGTTTAGTGGTGTCAAGTGCTGTAGTTTGCTTTTGGATGGTATCCTGAGCAAAGGCAATGGTTGAAAATAATATGAATGTGGTGGCTAGCAGTTTTTTTAACATTTGATTAGTTCTGGTTATAAGTGCATTTAAGATTTTACCACAGCGAACACAAAGGCTTTCACAAAGTATACTATGTAGATCGCATTTGGCGTAAGGACACAAGACTTTGTGTTCTTTAGATTGCTATTATAATCGCGAAGCTTGGTGCTCCCTGTGAAAAACCTTGTGTCCCTTGTGGTAAAAAATACATGTAAAATTAAAAAAAATCCTGCGGTTTTGCGGCCGCAGGATTTTTCAGAAAAATAATATAGCAAGATGAAAAAAACTATTTTGTGGCGGTAACCTTCCATAGGGTATTACCGCTGTCGTCGTTAACCAGAAGCGATCCGTCATTCAGTACGGTAACATCTACCGGGCGTCCGTATGCTTTGGCTTTTTCGGCATCGGCTAAAAATCCGGTAAGAAAATCTTCCGGTTGGCCGGGTTTACCATCTTTAAACGGAACAAACAGTACTTTATAACCGGTAAGCGAAGCACTATTCCATGAACCGTGCTGGCCTATAAAAGCGCCATTCTTATACTTTTCAGGAAATGCGTCTTTAGTATAAAACGCAAGCCCTAATGATGCTGTGTGCGCTCCCACGGGAACATCGGGTACTATGGCTTTTGCTACCAGCTTTTTGCCCTGGCCTTTCATGCGAGGGTCTTCAATCTGTCCGTAGTATGAATAGGGCCATCCGTAAAAACCACCCTCTTTAACGCTGGTAATATAATCGGGCACCAGGCCGTCGCCCAGTTCGTCGCGTTCATTAACGGCAGTCCATAGTTGTTTTGTAACCGGATTCCAGTCCATGCCCACCGGGTTACGTAGCCCGCTGGCATACACACGCTCGCCGGTACCATCGGGGTTTACCTCCAGTATGTTGGCACGGCGTACCTCATTACTCATGCCATGCTCTGCTACGTTACTGCCAGACCCTACAGATATGTATATCTTAGATCCATCTGCACTGGCTATCAGGTTGCGCGTCCAGTGGTTGTTGTAGCCACCCGCAGGTAGTTCTACTATTTTTTTGCCTTTGCCTTGTAACTTGGTGTCACCATCTTTATAAGGGTATTGGTACAATCCATCGGTATTGGCAACATAAAAACTGTTGTTTAATACTAACAGGCCATAGGGTTGGTTAAGGTCTTCGGCAAAAACCACACGGGTTTCAAAAGTGCCGTCTTTATCTTTATCACGAAATAGTGTTATCTGGTCTGCACTCGATGCAGTGCCGCTTTCGGCTACAAAAATGTCGCCATTAGGTGCTATATAGGTATTTCGCGGGTTCTTAAGGTCGCCTGCAAATTTGGTTACTGTAAACCCGGTAGGTGCTTTAGGGGTATTAGTACCCCAGTCTTCCATGCCGTTTCTATGGGTAACACTTTCGGTTGCAAAAGGTGCCGGCAGGTTTAGCGGGCCTATGGCTGTTTGCACCGTAGTGCCGCCTTCTGCCTTAGCTTCCTGCTTTTCTTCTTTATCAAGTTTTTCTTTTTTACAGGCAGTAAGGCACAGGGCACCGGCAAGGGCTATAGAAAATAATGCGGTTTTCATGAGTGGTATTATTGATGGAAAATTAATAATCACACTAATTTAGTTGTAAACCTCCTTTATGTTGTGTTAAACGGCTGAATATTAAAGCTAATTTAACATTCATAAAAAAAGTAGAAAATACCGTTAAGCATATAAGTCGCTGTGGTACAATTAGTATATTTGCAATTCAATTACAACTCAATATACACAGGTGATACAGCTTCACGACAAACACTTTGTCCCTTTTCTATCTGCCGCAGACCTCGATGCTACACTTCAGCGTATGGCAAAACAGGTTACAGAAGACCTTAAGGGCGAAACTCCCATATTCATTGGGGTGCTTAATGGTGCCTTTATGGTAGTTTCAGATTTTGTAAAACATTATAAAGGTAACTGCGAAGTAAGCTTTGTAAAAGTAGCTTCTTATGAAGGTACAGGCAGCACGGGCGAAGTAAAGCAACTCATTGGCCTTAGCCAGAGCCTTGCAGGGCGCAGCGTGGTTATAATAGAAGATATTGTAGACACGGGCAATACCATAGAAGAACTGAAAAGAATGTTTGAAGGCCAGGGGGTAAAGCAGCTTAAGATAGCTACGCTTTTTTTTAAGCCCGAAGCCTACACTAAAAACGTACCGCTGGATTATATAGGCTTTGAAATACCCAATAAGTTTATTGTAGGGTATGGCCTTGATTATGATGGCCTGGGCCGCAACCTACCCGAAATTTACCAGTTAAAGGAATAAATACTAAACACAATCTATACAACAATGATCAATATTGTACTTTTTGGAAAGCCGGGCGCCGGCAAAGGTACCCAGGCAGAATTTTTAAAAGGAAAATACAATCTTACGCACATTTCTACAGGCGACATTTTTAGGTTCAACATCAAAAATGATACGGCACTGGGTAAAGAAGCCAAGTCTTTTATAGACAGGGGCGACCTGGTTCCGGATGCGCTTACAATAAAAATGCTTCAGGATGAGATAGAAAAGCATGAAGGTACTGCGGGTTTCCTGTTTGACGGATTTCCGCGTACTGTGGCACAGGCAGACGAGCTTGATACATTTGTTATCTCTAAAGGATGGCAGATTGATGCAACCATTGGCCTTGAGGCTGATGACGACATTCTTGTAGCACGCCTTTTAGAGCGTGGAAAAACAAGCGGGCGTGCCGATGACCAGGACGAAGCCCTGATTCGCAACCGCTACCAGGAATATAATGAAAAGACCGCACCACTTGTTGATTATTACTCTAAGCAGGGTAAATATTATGCAGTGGACGGCATAGGGTCTATCGAGGAGATAACCGAGAGGTTAAGCCTTGTTATAGATAGTCTTAACTAAATAACCATCCGTTGGAAATAGCCATAATATTATTTCTTATTATTTTAAACGGGGTGTTCTCTATGAGCGAGATCGCACTGATCTCTGCCCGTAAGAACCGCCTCGAAGCTGCTGCC contains the following coding sequences:
- a CDS encoding TonB-dependent receptor — translated: MLKKLLATTFILFSTIAFAQDTIQKQTTALDTTKLTVCYTVGYAIPAVIISNYHISNRPLDAPASISIVSAKDIQRNDNTNIATVLNTLPGVQMQSGAINTNRISIRGIGARTPYGTNKIRAFYGSIPLTSGDSETTIEDIDLEVINKIEVIKGPLSSLYGAGLGGAILIDPKYATGERSTATVSATAGSFGLLKNTYNYGYNTKSGSLNINYHKLESDGWRKNSSYYREGVTLAGDLFRKESSKLTYFGNYTYMKAYIPSSVSKTSFDNNPRAAAPTWAASKGYEQYHSYMGGLAYDFKITNWLSNATSVFINAKDSYEPRPFDILKQNSTGYGGRTQFTGNTKLGAIATHFIAGIEYFKDGYDGGTLENNYQDNNGNGTLQGDRLTANKQDRDFINAFAQLRLEFSKKLELQAGVNYNKTSFNLNNTFHASAASTQNYSYDGIWSPQVSLLFKPSEYQTVYASLSRGFSLPAIEETLTASGTINPNIKPENGYNIELGTKQFYFDRKLYLDLSLYRMEINDLLVAQRVGDDQYIGVNAGKTLHQGIEASASYIIPLTYNLETASGWTLIPYTALSVGKYEFKEFVNNDIDYSGNDLTGVPSTKVNAGLTLNIPHGLYLSSDYYYTGTTPINDANTVYNSSYNLLNAKAGWRYTTGFGLGLHISAGVNNITDTHYASMVLVNATGANGAPPRYYYPGLPVNYYGNMGVSYNF
- a CDS encoding PQQ-dependent sugar dehydrogenase codes for the protein MKTALFSIALAGALCLTACKKEKLDKEEKQEAKAEGGTTVQTAIGPLNLPAPFATESVTHRNGMEDWGTNTPKAPTGFTVTKFAGDLKNPRNTYIAPNGDIFVAESGTASSADQITLFRDKDKDGTFETRVVFAEDLNQPYGLLVLNNSFYVANTDGLYQYPYKDGDTKLQGKGKKIVELPAGGYNNHWTRNLIASADGSKIYISVGSGSNVAEHGMSNEVRRANILEVNPDGTGERVYASGLRNPVGMDWNPVTKQLWTAVNERDELGDGLVPDYITSVKEGGFYGWPYSYYGQIEDPRMKGQGKKLVAKAIVPDVPVGAHTASLGLAFYTKDAFPEKYKNGAFIGQHGSWNSASLTGYKVLFVPFKDGKPGQPEDFLTGFLADAEKAKAYGRPVDVTVLNDGSLLVNDDSGNTLWKVTATK
- the hpt gene encoding hypoxanthine phosphoribosyltransferase, giving the protein MIQLHDKHFVPFLSAADLDATLQRMAKQVTEDLKGETPIFIGVLNGAFMVVSDFVKHYKGNCEVSFVKVASYEGTGSTGEVKQLIGLSQSLAGRSVVIIEDIVDTGNTIEELKRMFEGQGVKQLKIATLFFKPEAYTKNVPLDYIGFEIPNKFIVGYGLDYDGLGRNLPEIYQLKE
- a CDS encoding adenylate kinase; the protein is MINIVLFGKPGAGKGTQAEFLKGKYNLTHISTGDIFRFNIKNDTALGKEAKSFIDRGDLVPDALTIKMLQDEIEKHEGTAGFLFDGFPRTVAQADELDTFVISKGWQIDATIGLEADDDILVARLLERGKTSGRADDQDEALIRNRYQEYNEKTAPLVDYYSKQGKYYAVDGIGSIEEITERLSLVIDSLN